The following are encoded together in the Rana temporaria chromosome 12, aRanTem1.1, whole genome shotgun sequence genome:
- the LOC120918809 gene encoding P2X purinoceptor 7-like encodes MAENTENAEPSSSSYESLSHEERRNIIVAQLLARFEGNENEQAFPVNPTLTDSEESESEDGNEDRLGNTVWCSCDCCIPMASQIESVCCREITAIEASIPEGSSCITSADIFQSQIATEAHVRLTCMTMHLDDQPIVDADNNRRLRKTAYRSFIAWIYGYLGKGNRRVIPSCAVKTIREVFPDPNATYVGFQYAQDYDAYEMAFH; translated from the exons Atg gcGGAAAACACAGAGAATGCTGAACCAAGTTCAAGTAGTTATGAATCTTTGTCACATGAAGAAAGA CGAAATATAATTGTGGCGCAGCTGTTGGCTAGATTTGAAGGAAACGAAAATGAACAAGCATTTCCTGTAAACCCAAcattgacagatagtgaagagtcTGAATCAGAAGACGGTAATGAAGACCGATTAGGCAACACAGTTTGGTGTTCCTGTGATTGCTGCATCCCAATGGCTAGCCAAATTGAGTCTGTGTGCTGTCGTGAAATTACAGCAATTGAAGCTAGTATCCCAGAGGGAAGCAGTTGTATAACTAGCGCTGACATTTTTCAATCGCAAATAGCAACAGAGGCACATGTAAGACTAACATGTATGACAATGCACCTTGACGATCAACCGATTGTAGATGCAGACAACAAtcg gAGATTAAGAAAAACAGCGTACCGGTCATTCATCGCTTGGATCTATGGATATTTAGGGAAAGGAAATAGACGAGTTATTCCCTCTTGTGCCGTTAAAACTATAAGAGAAGTTTTCCCAGATCCAAACGCAACTTACGTAGGATTTCAATATGCACAAGACTACGATGCCTATGAAATGGCTTTccattga